A section of the Malus sylvestris chromosome 17, drMalSylv7.2, whole genome shotgun sequence genome encodes:
- the LOC126610293 gene encoding uclacyanin 1-like, with product MAAPRTTLMSLVVVTMLIELAMAATYMVGGPNGAWDSSTDLQTWASLQSFLVGDNLNFQYSPNHDVIEVPKADYDSCQASNSIQSYTGGSTTIPLSSPGKRYFICGTIGHCSQGMKLEVNTLATSATPTASPISPSPLESLSVPSSSPETLSLAPETSIASPAESVAQYAPTLPHTLPSGLPISPASNPTDIPSIEAPTSISRTESSGQPSASSSNYKGGLPISLTMGFSVVIMLLLAY from the exons ATGGCAGCTCCAAGAACAACATTGATGAGCTTGGTTGTTGTGACCATGCTCATAGAATTGGCCATGGCAGCCACTTACATGGTCGGAGGTCCAAACGGCGCATGGGATTCGAGTACTGACCTTCAGACGTGGGCATCATTGCAGTCATTCTTAGTCGGAGATAATCTCA ATTTTCAGTACTCACCAAACCATGATGTGATTGAAGTGCCAAAGGCAGACTATGATTCTTGCCAAGCAAGTAACTCAATTCAGTCTTACACTGGGGGAAGCACTACAATTCCTCTATCTTCTCCAGGCAAGAGGTACTTCATCTGTGGAACAATTGGACATTGTAGTCAAGGAATGAAGCTTGAAGTCAACACTCTTGCAACTTCTGCCACACCAACAGCTTCTCCCATAAGCCCTTCCCCACTAGAATCTCTTTCAGTTCCATCATCTTCACCGGAGACTCTTAGTTTGGCTCCAGAAACTTCCATTGCCTCGCCAGCAGAATCGGTAGCACAATATGCTCCCACATTGCCCCATACTTTGCCATCCGGATTGCCCATCAGTCCTGCATCAAACCCTACTGACATTCCTTCAATTGAAGCTCCTACTTCCATTTCTCGAACCGAGTCTTCAGGGCAACCTTCTGCATCATCATCGAACTACAAAGGCGGTCTCCCAATCAGTCTCACTATGGGGTTCAGCGTTGTGATCATGTTGTTGCTAGCCTACTAA